One genomic region from Zalophus californianus isolate mZalCal1 chromosome 14, mZalCal1.pri.v2, whole genome shotgun sequence encodes:
- the ZNF280B gene encoding zinc finger protein 280B, whose amino-acid sequence MEQPSILCEEEQEPEPQQNIEETKKVDDEDAELIFVGVERVNDDAELIFVGVTSNSKPVVSNILNRVTPGSCSRRKKYGHLRKGTTHKFQPISHVTPISEAVTALPVSESESRSTDSPIIIEPLSKPDYKNNSPQVVPNSSSELCSPLITFTSSLQHPVGTALSVGGMNKSPCISKQLSPAEVNDINPKRPKLSDGIIEGHASALSPSGIFHTMTSQQSTFSDSVHTSLSHVQNGAPFPTAFPKDSVHFKPINPVKENRPAKTDFLSLASQNQIVDPKKGSLVILLSDFYYGQHKGDGQPEEKTHTTFKCLSCLKVLKNVKFMNHMKHHLELEKQRGDSWESHTTCQHCHRQFPTPFQLQCHIESVHTIQEPSAVCKICELSFKTDQVLLQHMKDNHKPGEMPYVCQVCNYRSSAFADVETHFRKCHENTKNLLCPFCLKIFKTATPYMCHYRGHWEKSVHQCSKCRLQFLTFKEKMEHKTQCHQMFKKPKQLEGLPPETKVVIQVSLGPLQPGSVEVASITVSTSDSEPSPPRSKSRISKKPR is encoded by the coding sequence atggaacAGCCCTCTATATTATGTGAGGAAGAACAAGAGCCTGAACCACAGCAGAACATAGAAGAAACCAAAAAAGTAGATGATGAAGATGCTGAGCTGATCTTTGTTGGGGTGGAACGTGTAAATGACGATGCTGAGCTGATCTTTGTTGGGGTGACTTCAAATTCAAAACcagttgtttcaaatattttgaacagagtCACCCCAGGTTCATGTTCAAGGAGAAAAAAGTATGGTCACCTCAGAAAAGGTACTACTCACAAATTTCAGCCTATAAGTCATGTGACCCCTATATCAGAAGCAGTGACTGCCTTGCCAGTTTCTGAATCTGAATCAAGATCAACAGATAGTCCCATTATTATTGAGCCTTTGTCTAAACccgattataaaaataattcaccacAAGTCGTGCCTAATAGCTCTTCAGAGTTATGTTCTCCTTTGATTACATTCACAAGTTCATTACAGCATCCAGTAGGAACAGCACTTTCTGTAGGAGGTATGAATAAAAGTCCTTGCATATCAAAGCAACTCTCCCCTGCTGAAGTAAATGACATAAATCCCAAAAGGCCTAAACTCAGTGATGGAATCATAGAGGGACATGCTTCAGCTTTGTCCCCTTCAGGTATCTTTCATACAATGACTTCGCAGCAAAGCACATTCTCAGACAGTGTTCATACCTCATTAAGCCATGTTCAGAATGGAGCACCTTTTCCAACAGCTTTTCCAAAGGACAGTGTCCATTTCAAGCCTATAAATCCTGTTAAGGAAAATAGACCGGCAAAAACAGACTTTTTGAGTCTAGCAAGTCAAAACCAGATTGTTGATCCCAAGAAAGGAAGTCTGGTCATATTACTTAGTGACTTTTATTATGGGCAACATAAAGGAGACGGTCAGCCAGAAGAGAAGACTCATACAACCTTTAAATGCCTCAGCTGCTTGAAAGTTCTAAAAAATGTCAAGTTTATGAATCACATGAAGCACCATTTGGAACTTGAGAAGCAGAGGGGTGACAGCTGGGAAAGCCACACCACCTGCCAGCACTGCCACCGACAGTTTCCCACTCCCTTCCAGCTGCAGTGTCACATTGAAAGTGTACACACCATCCAGGAGCCTTCTGCTGTCTGTAAAATTTGTGAATTGTCATTCAAAACAGATCAGGTTCTCTTACAGCACATGAAGGACAATCATAAGCCTGGCGAAATGCCCTATGTGTGCCAGGTTTGCAATTACAGATCGTCAGCCTTTGCTGATGTGGAAACACATTTCAGAAAATGCcatgaaaacactaaaaatttgCTCTGTCCATTCtgtctcaaaatctttaaaactgcAACACCGTACATGTGTCATTATAGGGGACACTGGGAAAAGAGTGTTCACCAGTGTTCCAAATGCCGGCTacagtttttaacttttaaggaGAAAATGGAGCACAAGACTCAGTGTCATCAAATGTTTAAGAAGCCTAAGCAACTAGAGGGATTGCCCCCTGAAACAAAGGTTGTTATTCAAGTGTCACTGGGACCTCTTCAACCAGGATCAGTGGAAGTAGCATCCATTACTGTGAGCACATCTGATTCTGAACCATCACCCCCCAGATCTAAAAGTAGAATTTCAAAAAAACCTCGTTAA